One segment of Allorhodopirellula heiligendammensis DNA contains the following:
- a CDS encoding dockerin type I domain-containing protein: MKLQAVLTFALLVAMGGQGWSQTILPLGAYDTNQDGSIGDSDAMAIIDYLGQGGTSPVHPGSTRKTYNVTGTLADYYGTKTDSYITALDAIQVINFINGTKIHRNPVLAQDVNNNGYASSLDALLIINYLNRNDPLEPRVSNVAYQVAVPIFFSYPLTLGYLVGRSGAVYYDVNGDYQVTSSDALAVVDWINAHP, from the coding sequence ATGAAACTTCAAGCCGTTCTGACGTTCGCTCTCTTGGTCGCGATGGGCGGCCAAGGTTGGTCGCAGACAATTCTGCCTCTCGGTGCGTATGATACCAACCAAGATGGTAGTATCGGTGATTCCGACGCGATGGCGATCATTGATTACTTGGGCCAAGGCGGCACCTCGCCAGTGCATCCTGGCTCGACCCGCAAAACGTACAACGTGACCGGAACGTTGGCTGATTACTACGGAACGAAGACTGACTCGTACATCACTGCGCTCGATGCGATTCAGGTGATCAACTTCATAAATGGAACGAAGATTCATCGAAACCCCGTCCTGGCGCAGGATGTGAACAATAACGGCTACGCCTCCTCTTTAGATGCATTGCTGATCATCAACTACTTGAATCGCAACGACCCCCTTGAGCCGCGGGTGAGTAACGTTGCATACCAAGTTGCTGTCCCAATATTCTTTTCGTACCCCCTGACGTTGGGTTACCTTGTTGGTCGATCCGGTGCGGTGTACTACGACGTGAACGGCGATTATCAGGTAACATCCAGCGATGCACTGGCTGTAGTTGATTGGATCAATGCTCATCCTTAG
- a CDS encoding 3-keto-disaccharide hydrolase, whose product MKRLFVTLSICLFAITMRAQAEDATSSAPTAASPVLFNGETLAGWHVSPEKLSGQWTVVNGMIVGDNSDKKGSILWTDADYGDFELTLEYRTDSPDYDSGVFLHGESHQVQIGISRSLKVDLTACIYAPVDKQGSYPAKSDKVKTVHKLGEWNELRMIVTGKRIQTFLNDEPFVDYTAIKFPAEGKIGLQLHQGVHQKMLFRNIELTAK is encoded by the coding sequence ATGAAGCGACTTTTCGTCACCCTGAGCATTTGCCTGTTTGCAATCACCATGAGGGCCCAAGCCGAGGATGCTACCTCGTCGGCGCCCACGGCAGCTTCGCCTGTCTTGTTCAACGGCGAGACCCTAGCGGGTTGGCATGTCTCGCCCGAAAAACTCTCTGGCCAATGGACCGTCGTCAATGGCATGATTGTCGGTGACAACTCTGACAAGAAGGGCTCGATCTTGTGGACGGACGCCGACTACGGCGATTTTGAATTGACGCTTGAGTACCGAACCGATTCACCTGACTACGATTCAGGCGTGTTCTTGCATGGTGAATCTCACCAAGTGCAAATTGGTATTTCACGATCCTTGAAGGTCGACTTGACCGCGTGCATTTACGCACCGGTTGACAAACAGGGTTCCTACCCTGCGAAATCGGACAAAGTCAAAACGGTTCATAAACTCGGCGAGTGGAATGAACTGCGAATGATCGTGACCGGTAAACGCATCCAAACATTTCTAAACGATGAGCCATTCGTGGATTACACCGCGATTAAGTTCCCTGCCGAAGGTAAGATCGGGCTGCAATTGCACCAGGGTGTCCATCAAAAGATGTTGTTCCGAAACATAGAGCTGACCGCCAAGTAG
- the sufB gene encoding Fe-S cluster assembly protein SufB, with protein sequence MSTENAMLEEYAQREYEHGFVTDIEADAIPAGLSEDVVRLISQKKNEPEWLLDWRLKAYRHWLTLEEPTWHNVHYPKIDYQASVYYSAPKKKPQLSSLDEVDPVLLETYEKLGIPLEEQKVLANVAVDAVFDSVSIVTTFRETLEKHGVIFCPFSEAVHSHPELIKKYLGSVVPHSDNFFASLNSAVFSDGSFCYIPKGVRCPMELSTYFRINAQNTGQFERTLIIAEEGSYVSYLEGCTAPKRDENQLHAAVVELVAMDDAQIKYSTVQNWYPGDSEGKGGIYNFVTKRGACRGTNSKISWTQVETGSAITWKYPSVILQGDNSVGEFYSVAVTANHQQADTGTKMIHIGKNTKSTIISKGISAGVGQNSYRGEVKILKGATNARNFSQCDSMLIGDRCGAHTFPYIEVRNTTGKVEHEASTSKVGEDQIYYLRQRGLSTEDAVNMIVNGFCKEVYDVLPMEFAVEARKLLNVSLEGSVG encoded by the coding sequence ATGTCAACTGAAAACGCGATGCTGGAAGAGTACGCACAACGCGAATACGAGCACGGTTTCGTCACCGACATTGAGGCCGACGCGATTCCGGCTGGTCTCAGTGAAGATGTCGTGCGACTGATCTCGCAGAAGAAGAACGAACCCGAGTGGTTGCTCGATTGGCGACTCAAGGCGTATCGGCATTGGCTGACCCTGGAAGAGCCGACCTGGCACAATGTGCACTATCCCAAAATCGACTATCAAGCGTCGGTGTACTACTCGGCGCCGAAAAAGAAGCCGCAGCTGAGCAGCCTTGACGAGGTTGATCCGGTGCTATTGGAAACCTACGAAAAACTTGGCATCCCGCTCGAAGAGCAAAAAGTGCTCGCCAACGTGGCCGTTGACGCAGTGTTCGACAGTGTTTCGATCGTGACCACGTTTCGCGAAACGCTTGAGAAACACGGAGTCATTTTCTGCCCGTTTTCTGAGGCGGTCCATAGTCACCCCGAGTTGATTAAAAAGTATCTTGGCTCGGTAGTGCCTCACTCGGACAACTTCTTTGCTTCGTTGAACTCAGCCGTGTTTAGCGACGGCTCCTTCTGCTACATCCCTAAGGGTGTCCGCTGCCCGATGGAACTGTCGACGTACTTCCGGATCAACGCCCAAAACACTGGGCAATTCGAGCGGACGTTGATCATCGCCGAAGAGGGCAGTTACGTTAGCTATCTCGAAGGCTGCACCGCACCCAAGCGAGATGAGAATCAATTGCACGCCGCTGTCGTGGAATTGGTCGCCATGGACGATGCTCAGATCAAATACTCGACGGTGCAAAACTGGTATCCCGGCGATAGCGAAGGCAAAGGCGGGATCTATAACTTCGTAACCAAGCGAGGTGCTTGTCGCGGCACGAATTCGAAAATTTCCTGGACACAGGTCGAAACCGGCTCAGCGATCACATGGAAATACCCCAGCGTGATCTTGCAAGGCGATAACTCGGTCGGGGAATTCTACAGCGTTGCGGTCACCGCCAATCATCAGCAAGCCGACACGGGCACAAAGATGATTCATATTGGCAAAAACACTAAGAGCACGATTATCTCGAAAGGTATCTCGGCAGGCGTTGGTCAGAACAGCTACCGCGGCGAAGTCAAGATCCTCAAAGGGGCGACCAATGCCCGCAATTTCTCGCAGTGTGATTCGATGTTGATCGGTGATCGCTGTGGTGCCCACACGTTCCCCTACATCGAGGTGCGGAACACGACCGGCAAGGTCGAGCACGAAGCGTCGACATCCAAAGTGGGTGAAGATCAGATCTATTATCTGCGTCAACGTGGCCTGTCCACCGAAGACGCGGTCAACATGATCGTCAACGGATTCTGCAAGGAAGTCTACGACGTCCTGCCCATGGAATTCGCCGTCGAAGCACGCAAGCTCCTCAACGTCAGCCTCGAAGGCAGTGTCGGCTAA
- a CDS encoding sigma 54-interacting transcriptional regulator, protein MPASPLPSAASLPPDFHAPAYERLVERMLRQLNMGHGLDELLASVFDQLSGVVPYNRIAVALLEEPAHVLRLVACRSDGEVNLKTGYASRVQGSTLAPLLETGQPRIIADLAEYSRRKPTSSSTALIVREGMRSSLTLPLLADGKPIGVIFFSSREPDTYTAGHAELLARLASPIAIGVEKTRLIGQLRQSNQELALANSAKDDFLDTLKCEVDKQTQQLRRSESRYRLLVEMGRVVNSSLDIREVFHHAAVQIHKQLECDRVSLLLTSSKSPTRHGFAVEFTGDREYWPDVPTQALPGSAFDWVMQHRVPQVVRSLRQDHSFPEDQRLFETGYGSKVYLPLLSRDLSVGVLGIVSRREQQPDHWDLELLREICSQLSIALDNASAYSEIERLKRELEQQNVYLRDEIRTDHDFGNIIGDSPAMRQVRVAVEQVALTDSTVLILGETGTGKELIARAIHESSSRSKNLLVKVNCASLAPGLIASELFGHESGAFTGATERRRGRFELSHHGSIFLDEISEVPAETQVMLLRVLQEREIERVGGSEPIEIDTRVIAASNRDLKAAAEAGEFRDDLYYRLNVFPILVPPLRQRREDIPALLNHFIARFSNRMNKPITRVDRRTMEILMQYDWPGNVREFENIIERSMIISRGDTLSIESSWLSGDGSLPSSTQERALEATSAVQPTLAEIERRAILDALQRCDGKIYGPGGAAETLGLKPTTLYGKMRKQRIKTTRQHE, encoded by the coding sequence GTGCCTGCCTCGCCCCTTCCATCGGCTGCGTCCCTTCCTCCCGACTTCCACGCTCCCGCCTACGAGCGGCTGGTCGAGCGGATGCTTCGCCAGCTGAACATGGGCCATGGTCTCGACGAGTTACTGGCATCGGTGTTTGACCAGCTGTCGGGTGTCGTGCCTTACAACCGCATCGCAGTGGCATTGCTGGAAGAGCCTGCTCACGTGCTCCGGTTGGTTGCCTGTCGGTCTGACGGCGAAGTCAATCTGAAAACGGGGTACGCTTCGCGAGTCCAAGGCTCAACCCTGGCCCCACTGCTCGAGACAGGTCAACCAAGGATCATTGCTGATCTTGCGGAGTACTCACGCCGCAAGCCCACGTCGAGTTCGACGGCACTGATCGTTCGTGAGGGCATGCGGTCGAGTTTGACGCTCCCGTTGCTTGCAGACGGAAAACCCATCGGTGTGATCTTCTTTTCCTCGCGTGAGCCGGATACCTACACGGCGGGCCACGCTGAGTTGCTGGCTCGCTTAGCAAGCCCGATTGCCATCGGAGTTGAGAAGACACGATTGATTGGACAATTGAGGCAAAGCAATCAAGAGTTGGCGTTGGCAAACTCAGCCAAGGATGACTTTCTCGACACGCTGAAGTGTGAAGTCGACAAGCAGACCCAACAGCTCCGTCGCTCCGAAAGCCGATATCGATTGCTCGTCGAAATGGGCCGGGTGGTCAACTCCAGTCTCGACATTCGCGAGGTGTTTCATCACGCCGCCGTTCAGATCCACAAGCAACTGGAGTGCGACCGCGTCAGTTTGTTGTTGACATCGTCGAAGTCACCCACAAGGCATGGGTTCGCCGTGGAGTTTACAGGCGATCGCGAGTACTGGCCGGATGTTCCGACACAAGCACTGCCAGGGTCGGCATTTGACTGGGTGATGCAGCACCGCGTGCCACAGGTGGTTCGTTCGCTGCGGCAAGATCATTCGTTTCCCGAAGATCAACGGTTATTTGAGACGGGTTATGGATCGAAAGTTTATCTACCTTTACTCTCACGTGATCTGAGCGTCGGAGTGTTGGGGATAGTCTCGCGCCGCGAACAACAACCGGATCACTGGGACCTCGAGTTGCTGCGAGAAATTTGCAGTCAGCTTTCGATCGCGCTTGACAATGCGTCAGCCTACAGCGAGATCGAACGGCTCAAGCGAGAACTCGAGCAACAGAACGTCTATCTTCGAGATGAAATTCGGACGGACCATGACTTTGGCAATATCATTGGCGACTCGCCGGCGATGCGGCAGGTTCGCGTTGCGGTCGAACAGGTTGCCTTAACCGACTCGACGGTGTTGATCCTCGGCGAGACCGGTACCGGTAAAGAACTGATCGCAAGGGCGATTCATGAGAGCAGTTCCCGCAGCAAGAATTTGTTGGTGAAGGTCAACTGCGCGTCGTTGGCGCCTGGTTTGATCGCGAGTGAGTTGTTCGGTCACGAGTCCGGAGCGTTTACGGGTGCGACCGAGCGTCGGCGCGGTCGTTTTGAGTTGTCGCATCACGGCAGCATCTTTCTGGATGAGATTTCGGAAGTCCCTGCCGAGACGCAGGTGATGTTGCTGCGGGTGTTGCAGGAACGCGAGATCGAACGGGTTGGGGGAAGCGAACCGATCGAGATCGACACACGCGTGATCGCGGCGAGCAACCGTGATCTCAAGGCCGCGGCGGAGGCAGGTGAATTCCGAGACGATCTCTACTATCGGCTCAATGTGTTTCCCATCCTTGTGCCTCCGCTGCGTCAGCGCCGCGAAGACATCCCCGCACTACTGAATCATTTCATTGCACGATTTTCCAATCGGATGAACAAGCCGATCACGCGGGTTGATCGCCGTACGATGGAGATTCTGATGCAGTACGATTGGCCGGGGAACGTTCGTGAGTTTGAGAACATTATCGAACGCTCGATGATCATCAGTCGCGGTGACACGCTGTCGATCGAGTCGTCATGGTTGTCGGGTGACGGATCGTTGCCCAGCAGCACGCAGGAGCGGGCTCTGGAAGCGACCTCCGCTGTCCAGCCGACGCTGGCGGAAATCGAACGCCGTGCGATTCTGGATGCACTTCAGCGCTGCGATGGGAAAATCTACGGTCCTGGCGGGGCCGCCGAAACACTGGGGCTCAAACCGACGACGTTGTATGGCAAAATGAGGAAACAGCGTATCAAGACCACACGGCAGCATGAGTAA
- the sufD gene encoding Fe-S cluster assembly protein SufD encodes MIATQSDAFQESFAAFLSDQSATSPTWLNKVREAAWDRFLSEGIPTRRDEDWRFTPVASLAGRPYRNVQSLSLASEAVDGLLGQAKLDDDFYRLVFVNGHYIERGSSPHGLPAGVIVENLASSIREGREHVQQFLTEPVGKEQSAFTDLNTAFASDGAVIDIAAAVTLDRPIHLVFLSVEDGATACHPRNLIRLGKGSSATVIESYVGRDGDGYFTNAVTQVALAEDASLDHHKLQHEQRDSLHIASTHIDQKDRSDFRSHYFSFGAALARNELNCMLDGENIVSTLNGLYMPTGEQLMDCRTRIDHAKPNCNTYELYKGILDDRARGVFNGKIFVHQDAQKTDAKQSNQALLLSDDAIVNTKPQLEIYADDVKCTHGATIGELDEQALYYLRSRGIPAGLARKMLIFAFANDVVLGVQVPAVVQHLEAILLSSHGLPDV; translated from the coding sequence ATGATTGCTACTCAATCCGACGCCTTTCAAGAATCCTTTGCGGCGTTCCTGTCCGATCAATCTGCGACTTCACCGACGTGGTTGAACAAAGTTCGCGAAGCCGCCTGGGATCGGTTTCTCTCCGAGGGTATTCCGACGCGACGTGACGAGGATTGGCGTTTCACACCTGTCGCATCTCTAGCCGGACGGCCCTACCGCAACGTGCAGTCTCTGTCATTAGCCTCCGAAGCAGTTGACGGGTTGCTCGGTCAAGCAAAGCTCGATGATGATTTTTATCGGCTGGTATTCGTCAACGGCCATTACATCGAGCGTGGCTCTTCCCCTCATGGCCTGCCCGCTGGCGTGATCGTCGAGAATTTGGCCAGCTCGATTCGGGAAGGTCGTGAACACGTTCAGCAGTTCCTAACCGAGCCTGTCGGCAAGGAGCAGTCGGCGTTCACTGATCTGAACACCGCCTTCGCCAGTGACGGAGCCGTGATCGACATCGCAGCTGCAGTGACGTTGGATCGGCCGATCCACCTCGTCTTTCTATCGGTCGAAGACGGTGCTACTGCCTGTCATCCGCGCAATCTGATCCGGCTCGGAAAGGGTAGCAGTGCGACTGTGATTGAGAGCTATGTCGGTCGCGATGGTGATGGCTACTTCACCAATGCGGTGACCCAAGTGGCGCTGGCCGAAGACGCTAGCTTAGACCATCACAAGTTGCAACACGAACAGCGAGACTCGTTGCACATCGCCAGCACTCACATTGATCAAAAAGATCGCAGTGATTTTCGTTCGCACTATTTCTCCTTTGGCGCGGCCTTGGCACGCAACGAACTAAACTGCATGCTCGACGGCGAAAATATCGTCTCGACGCTGAACGGCCTATACATGCCAACCGGCGAGCAGTTGATGGATTGCCGCACGCGAATTGATCATGCCAAGCCCAACTGCAACACCTACGAATTGTACAAAGGCATTCTGGACGACCGCGCCCGAGGTGTTTTCAATGGCAAAATCTTTGTGCACCAGGATGCTCAGAAGACAGATGCCAAGCAGAGTAACCAAGCACTGCTGCTGTCCGATGATGCGATTGTCAATACGAAGCCGCAGCTGGAGATCTATGCCGACGACGTCAAGTGCACGCACGGCGCGACCATTGGTGAATTGGATGAACAGGCGCTCTACTACCTGCGATCCCGCGGCATCCCCGCCGGACTTGCCCGGAAGATGTTGATCTTCGCATTCGCAAATGACGTGGTGCTAGGCGTGCAAGTGCCAGCGGTGGTCCAGCATCTCGAAGCCATCTTGCTATCGAGCCATGGGCTGCCAGACGTCTAG
- the sufC gene encoding Fe-S cluster assembly ATPase SufC: MLEIKNLHARSEDTEILRGINLTVAAGEVHAIMGPNGSGKSTLAHVLAGREDYEITEGEVLYNGKDLLDMEIEERAAEGVFLAYQYPVEISGVSNKYFLKAAINSIHKYREEPIISRKDFVAMLKEKLELLGMDKSMMDRSVNEGFSGGEKKRNEILQMAMLQPKLAILDETDSGLDIDALKIVSEGVNALRGPERAIVVVTHYQRLLDYIVPDKVHVLAGGKIVRSGDKSLALELEDKGYSFLQSGAEPVAAS, encoded by the coding sequence ATGTTAGAAATCAAAAACCTACACGCTCGCAGTGAAGACACGGAGATTTTGCGAGGCATCAATCTTACCGTGGCTGCCGGCGAAGTCCATGCAATCATGGGCCCGAACGGCTCGGGCAAGAGTACCTTGGCACACGTTCTCGCCGGGCGTGAGGACTATGAAATCACCGAGGGCGAAGTGCTCTACAACGGCAAGGATCTGCTTGACATGGAGATTGAAGAGCGGGCCGCCGAAGGCGTCTTCCTCGCCTATCAGTATCCTGTCGAAATCTCCGGTGTCAGCAACAAGTACTTCCTGAAGGCAGCGATTAACTCGATCCACAAGTATCGCGAAGAGCCAATTATTAGCCGCAAGGATTTTGTGGCCATGCTCAAGGAAAAACTCGAGCTGCTCGGCATGGATAAATCGATGATGGACCGCAGTGTTAACGAGGGTTTCTCTGGTGGCGAAAAGAAGCGCAACGAGATTCTACAGATGGCGATGCTGCAGCCCAAGCTTGCTATCCTCGATGAAACGGATTCGGGACTGGACATCGACGCACTGAAAATTGTCTCCGAAGGCGTCAATGCACTCCGAGGCCCGGAGCGTGCGATTGTCGTGGTGACTCACTATCAGCGCCTGCTCGATTACATCGTGCCTGACAAAGTCCACGTACTGGCCGGCGGTAAGATCGTCCGCAGTGGCGATAAGTCGCTCGCGCTCGAACTCGAAGACAAAGGCTACAGTTTCCTGCAATCGGGTGCTGAGCCAGTCGCGGCTAGCTAA
- a CDS encoding dockerin type I domain-containing protein, with protein MNKRFLQCEQLEDRKLLAGDITLPLGRAAMIGDSGQYQTAYDQMQIQVELASAFAWRDNASIAISDRIVVVDQSSLYVIDPTHDVSDVAATLTFDRPISHVLKVGEDRFMVATTSVPDNLPLRVGTSLFLLSISGDGKIEIIDEMESVASLTSLRTVERGLVLANWSLADQFAGAREEFADADIKLTGSEQLWQKGGLEFLDLSTDRLDTELRIETMGFVSAQYAGNGLVIANSESGLEIFDVARGVREQIHWTEGDRVLSIVSADSLDSDELSAVIKTETRNVLVQISRDGLLLGSEPILDNDSGVPIVAGVPLTHQHRLLKSLYGNGVTSAVTAYPIDNSDDLAIVTEQADGLQIQRMLLPFERTGFRPAFAVDDDSIIVVRADISTLEESSFTAPSDTIKYRAFLLQRQSNGQFAVTDQLTLDAIDFDASAVVSPGVVTFRSMNEGVPGEQALVVRVDGDHLLSNTLMNGDTEITGFSSGVVNASRDSVSYHQWATPQVTDSVLASNDLRFDVSGDGEVSALDALIVLNQLNRSNSDMLLASGEDLSELFDVNGDGHVSALDALVIINRLNQSNGIASQRDHQDEDEAEDKSLMESAPILLF; from the coding sequence TTGAATAAGCGTTTCTTGCAATGCGAACAGCTTGAGGATCGGAAGTTGCTTGCAGGCGACATCACTTTGCCCCTAGGTCGTGCCGCCATGATTGGGGATAGCGGCCAGTATCAGACTGCATACGATCAGATGCAGATCCAAGTTGAGTTGGCGTCAGCGTTCGCGTGGCGCGATAATGCATCGATTGCGATCTCGGATCGAATTGTTGTTGTTGACCAATCGAGTCTGTACGTAATTGATCCTACGCATGACGTCAGCGATGTCGCTGCAACACTAACGTTCGACAGACCAATCTCTCACGTACTCAAGGTCGGCGAAGACCGGTTCATGGTTGCGACGACATCGGTGCCAGATAATTTGCCTCTGCGCGTCGGCACCAGCCTGTTTCTGCTGTCGATTTCCGGCGACGGAAAGATCGAGATTATTGATGAGATGGAGTCGGTAGCGTCGCTGACCAGTTTGCGGACGGTGGAACGAGGATTGGTACTGGCAAATTGGTCGCTTGCGGATCAATTTGCAGGCGCACGTGAAGAATTTGCTGACGCGGACATCAAGCTCACGGGCAGCGAGCAGCTTTGGCAAAAGGGCGGACTTGAGTTCTTGGATCTTTCAACGGATCGGCTCGATACCGAACTACGAATAGAGACGATGGGTTTTGTGTCTGCCCAGTACGCGGGAAACGGTTTGGTTATTGCTAACTCCGAGAGTGGATTGGAGATTTTCGACGTCGCTCGCGGTGTGAGAGAACAGATTCATTGGACGGAAGGCGATCGAGTGCTATCGATCGTCTCGGCCGACTCTTTGGACTCAGACGAATTGTCAGCCGTGATTAAAACGGAGACGCGAAATGTCTTGGTTCAGATCAGCCGTGATGGCCTGTTACTCGGATCGGAGCCGATTTTGGACAACGATTCTGGAGTGCCGATCGTCGCGGGCGTCCCGCTCACGCATCAGCATCGGCTACTGAAATCACTTTATGGAAATGGTGTTACATCCGCCGTCACGGCGTATCCCATCGACAATAGCGATGACCTAGCAATTGTGACGGAGCAGGCGGATGGGCTGCAAATACAAAGGATGCTGCTGCCGTTTGAACGGACAGGCTTCCGCCCGGCGTTCGCGGTTGATGATGACAGCATCATTGTCGTCCGAGCTGACATAAGCACACTTGAAGAGTCGAGCTTTACAGCCCCCAGCGATACCATTAAGTACCGTGCCTTTCTTTTGCAGCGGCAAAGCAATGGGCAGTTCGCTGTCACGGATCAATTAACGCTGGATGCGATTGACTTTGACGCATCCGCTGTCGTATCGCCTGGGGTGGTTACGTTTCGGTCGATGAACGAAGGTGTGCCTGGTGAGCAAGCGCTCGTAGTTCGAGTCGACGGCGATCACTTACTCTCGAACACCCTCATGAACGGCGACACGGAAATCACTGGGTTTTCAAGTGGTGTGGTTAACGCTAGTCGCGATTCCGTCTCTTATCATCAATGGGCGACACCCCAGGTAACGGACTCCGTTTTGGCTAGCAATGATTTGCGGTTTGATGTCAGTGGTGACGGGGAGGTGTCTGCACTGGATGCTTTGATCGTTCTTAACCAGTTGAATCGCTCGAACTCAGACATGCTCTTAGCAAGTGGTGAGGATTTGTCTGAGCTCTTTGATGTTAATGGGGATGGGCACGTTTCCGCATTAGATGCGTTAGTGATCATCAACCGGCTGAATCAGAGCAATGGGATTGCGAGCCAACGAGATCATCAAGACGAAGATGAGGCAGAAGACAAGTCGCTGATGGAGTCCGCTCCGATACTGCTCTTCTAG
- a CDS encoding 4Fe-4S dicluster domain-containing protein, with the protein MTHVVAEPCYECKHTDCVVVCPVECFHEGPKMLYIHPEQCIDCEACVPECPEEAIFHEDHLPADWVPFRDLNATMARQTPPLAGTTDRTPHGGGSP; encoded by the coding sequence ATGACCCACGTCGTTGCCGAGCCGTGTTACGAATGCAAGCACACGGATTGCGTTGTGGTTTGTCCGGTCGAATGTTTCCATGAGGGCCCGAAGATGCTCTACATCCATCCCGAGCAATGCATCGATTGCGAAGCATGTGTGCCGGAGTGCCCTGAGGAAGCGATCTTTCATGAGGATCACTTGCCTGCAGATTGGGTTCCGTTTCGTGACCTAAATGCCACGATGGCTCGGCAAACTCCGCCCCTGGCGGGCACAACTGACCGCACACCTCACGGTGGTGGTTCACCATAA